Proteins found in one Vallitalea guaymasensis genomic segment:
- a CDS encoding GNAT family N-acetyltransferase, which yields MYEGKKIRLREYKKSDVEAAQNYINDKEVKKNLNPGIPFPYTLQDEEKWFESNTALKDTYNFAIETLEDNIYIGGCGINQVDWKNSNVEIGIFIGNKEYWNKGYGTDAMNVLIRFIFNEMNINKIKLNVYSFNKRAMRCYEKCGFITEGVLRKELYREGNYHDIIVMGLLKEEFVK from the coding sequence ATGTATGAAGGAAAAAAAATCAGGTTAAGAGAATATAAAAAATCGGATGTGGAAGCAGCACAAAACTATATTAATGACAAGGAAGTTAAAAAGAACCTTAATCCAGGAATACCATTTCCCTATACGTTGCAAGATGAAGAAAAGTGGTTTGAAAGTAATACTGCATTGAAAGACACATATAATTTTGCTATTGAAACTCTTGAAGATAATATATATATTGGCGGTTGTGGAATAAATCAAGTTGATTGGAAAAACAGTAACGTGGAAATAGGCATATTCATTGGAAACAAAGAGTATTGGAATAAAGGATACGGAACTGATGCAATGAATGTACTTATAAGATTTATCTTCAACGAGATGAATATTAACAAAATAAAATTAAATGTATATTCATTCAACAAAAGAGCAATGAGATGTTATGAAAAATGTGGATTCATAACAGAAGGAGTTTTACGTAAAGAACTTTATAGAGAAGGAAATTATCATGATATCATAGTAATGGGATTACTGAAAGAAGAATTTGTAAAATAA
- a CDS encoding 2-oxoacid:acceptor oxidoreductase family protein: MTEQLIIAGFGGQGVMSIGQILTYAGMTEKKEVSWLPSYGPEMRGGTANCNVIVSDKPVASPIVTKATAGLMLNKPSLIKFENSVKEGGNLLINSSLIDIKATRDDINVYYIKANEIAVELGNTRIANMVMLGAYLELTKVVSIDSVIEALKKVLGKSKEHLIPINIKAMERGAECVK; encoded by the coding sequence ATGACTGAGCAACTAATTATTGCTGGATTTGGTGGTCAAGGTGTTATGTCTATTGGTCAAATACTAACATATGCAGGAATGACTGAAAAAAAAGAAGTGTCATGGTTACCATCCTATGGACCAGAAATGCGTGGCGGAACAGCAAACTGTAATGTAATTGTATCAGACAAACCAGTTGCATCACCTATAGTAACCAAAGCTACAGCAGGATTGATGTTAAACAAACCATCATTGATAAAATTTGAAAATAGTGTCAAGGAAGGCGGTAATCTATTAATTAATAGTTCTCTGATAGATATAAAAGCAACTAGAGATGATATAAATGTATATTATATCAAAGCTAATGAGATTGCAGTTGAACTTGGTAACACAAGAATAGCTAATATGGTAATGCTTGGTGCTTATTTGGAACTAACCAAAGTTGTAAGTATAGATTCAGTTATTGAAGCACTCAAGAAAGTATTAGGAAAATCAAAAGAACATCTTATTCCAATTAATATAAAAGCCATGGAACGTGGAGCTGAATGTGTTAAGTAA
- a CDS encoding thiamine pyrophosphate-dependent enzyme: MKVVFDKPKALTETPFHYCPGCTHGIIHRLVAEAIDDLNIQDKAIGVAPVGCSVFAYKYFGCDMHEAAHGRAPAVATGIKRVLPDNIVFTYQGDGDLASIGAAEIVHAAARNENITVIFVNNAIYGMTGGQMAPTTLVGQVTTTSPYGRDPKLAGLPIKVSEMLATLDGAYYIERVSVHDVKHIKQAKKAIKKAFENQVNNKGFSLIEVLSTCPTNWGMSPSEALEWVKDSMVPVYPLGVKKEGE, from the coding sequence ATGAAAGTAGTATTTGATAAACCAAAGGCCCTAACTGAAACTCCTTTTCATTATTGCCCTGGTTGTACTCATGGAATAATACATCGTTTAGTTGCTGAAGCAATAGATGACCTTAATATACAAGATAAAGCTATAGGTGTAGCACCTGTAGGATGTTCTGTTTTTGCATACAAATATTTTGGCTGTGATATGCATGAAGCAGCTCATGGTCGTGCTCCTGCAGTTGCAACAGGTATTAAAAGGGTTTTACCAGATAACATAGTTTTTACATATCAAGGTGACGGAGATTTAGCATCCATCGGAGCAGCTGAGATTGTTCATGCAGCAGCAAGAAATGAAAATATTACTGTAATTTTTGTTAATAATGCAATATATGGAATGACAGGTGGACAAATGGCACCAACAACATTAGTTGGTCAAGTAACAACTACATCTCCTTATGGAAGAGATCCAAAACTTGCAGGATTACCTATAAAAGTATCAGAAATGTTGGCTACTTTGGATGGAGCATATTACATAGAAAGAGTATCAGTTCATGACGTGAAACATATAAAACAAGCTAAAAAAGCTATTAAGAAAGCTTTCGAGAATCAAGTTAATAACAAAGGATTTTCATTAATTGAGGTGTTATCAACTTGCCCTACCAATTGGGGAATGTCACCTTCTGAAGCACTTGAATGGGTTAAAGATAGCATGGTTCCAGTATATCCTTTGGGTGTTAAAAAGGAGGGGGAGTAA
- a CDS encoding 3-methyl-2-oxobutanoate dehydrogenase subunit VorB, with amino-acid sequence MEKVLMKGNEAIAEAAIQAGCKYFFGYPITPQNEIPAYMAKKLPKIGGVFLQAESEVSAINMVYGAAGAGARVMTSSSSPGISLKQEGISYIAGAGLPCVIVNIVRGGPGLGGIQPAQSDYFQAVKGGGHGDYNLIVYAPSTLQEMVSLTMEAFDIADMYRNPVMILGDGMLGQMMEPVEFVKPPARDLPAKDWATTGCDGTRKPNIINSLYIDPAELEKEVDKTYKKYKLIEEKEVRYEKYNCDDAEIIITAYGTTARIVKSVIEMAKEEGINVGLIRPITLWPFPYEPVREYADKDHVKAFMSVEMSKGQMIEDIRLGVNGKKDVYFYGRTGGMVPTPDDIMAEIRKIVKEV; translated from the coding sequence ATGGAAAAGGTTTTAATGAAGGGTAATGAAGCCATAGCAGAAGCTGCAATACAAGCTGGATGCAAATATTTTTTTGGTTATCCTATAACACCACAAAATGAAATTCCAGCATATATGGCTAAAAAATTACCTAAAATCGGAGGTGTTTTTTTACAAGCAGAATCCGAGGTTTCAGCCATAAATATGGTATACGGAGCAGCAGGAGCAGGAGCAAGAGTTATGACATCATCATCAAGTCCTGGAATAAGTCTAAAACAAGAGGGCATTTCATATATAGCAGGAGCAGGGTTACCATGTGTTATAGTTAACATAGTAAGAGGGGGCCCAGGTCTTGGAGGAATCCAACCAGCTCAGTCAGATTACTTCCAAGCTGTCAAAGGTGGAGGACATGGAGATTATAATCTAATCGTTTATGCTCCATCAACTTTACAAGAGATGGTTAGTCTTACAATGGAAGCATTTGATATAGCTGATATGTACAGGAATCCAGTAATGATTCTTGGAGACGGAATGCTTGGACAAATGATGGAACCAGTTGAATTCGTTAAACCACCTGCTAGAGATTTACCTGCGAAAGATTGGGCTACAACAGGCTGCGATGGAACTAGAAAACCTAATATTATTAATTCATTATATATAGACCCAGCTGAACTTGAAAAAGAAGTAGATAAGACATATAAAAAATATAAACTCATAGAGGAAAAAGAAGTAAGATATGAAAAATACAATTGTGATGATGCAGAAATAATCATAACTGCATATGGAACAACAGCAAGAATAGTAAAAAGTGTAATAGAAATGGCAAAAGAAGAAGGAATCAATGTAGGATTAATAAGACCTATAACATTATGGCCATTCCCTTATGAACCTGTTAGAGAATACGCTGACAAAGATCATGTGAAAGCATTCATGAGTGTTGAAATGAGTAAAGGTCAAATGATAGAAGATATAAGACTTGGAGTGAACGGAAAAAAAGACGTATATTTTTATGGCAGAACAGGTGGTATGGTACCAACTCCTGATGATATTATGGCAGAGATTAGAAAAATAGTGAAGGAGGTATAA